In the genome of Neofelis nebulosa isolate mNeoNeb1 chromosome 6, mNeoNeb1.pri, whole genome shotgun sequence, one region contains:
- the HEY2 gene encoding hairy/enhancer-of-split related with YRPW motif protein 2 isoform X1, with translation MKRPCEETTSESDMDETIDVGSENNYSGQSTSSVIRSNSPTTTSQIMARKKRRGIIEKRRRDRINNSLSELRRLVPTAFEKQGSAKLEKAEILQMTVDHLKMLQATGGKGYFDAHALAMDFMSIGFRECLTEVARYLSSVEGLDSSDPLRVRLVSHLSTCASQREAAAMTSSLAHHHHPLHPHHWAAAFHHLPAALLQPNGLHASESTPCRLSTASEVPPAHGSALLTATFAHADSALRMPSTGSVAPCVPPLSTSLLSLSATVHAAAAAATAAAHSFPLSFAGAFPMLPPNAAAAVAAATAISPPLTVSATSSPQQTSGGTNSKPYRPWGTEVGAF, from the exons ATGAAGCGCCCTTGCGAGGAGACGACCTCCGAGAGCGACATGGACGAGACCATCGACGTGGGGAGCGAGAACAATTACTCGGG GCAAAGTACTAGCTCTGTGATTAGATCGAATTCCCCAACAACAACATCTCAGATTAtggcaagaaagaaaaggagaggg ATAATAGAGAAAAGGCGTCGAGATCGGATAAATAACAGTTTATCGGAGTTGAGACGACTGGTGCCAACTGCTTTTGAGAAACAA GGATCTGCAAAGTTAGAGAAAGCCGAAATACTGCAAATGACAGTAGATCATTTAAAGATGCTTCAGGCAACTGGGGGTAAAG GCTACTTTGACGCACATGCTCTTGCCATGGACTTCATGAGCATTGGATTCCGGGAGTGCTTAACGGAGGTGGCCAGGTATCTGAGCTCCGTGGAGGGCCTGGACTCCTCGGATCCCCTGCGGGTACGACTGGTCTCTCATCTCAGCACGTGCGCCTCGCAGCGGGAGGCGGCGGCCATGACGTCCTCACTGGCCCACCACCATCACCCCCTGCACCCGCACCACTGGGCGGCGGCCTTCCACCATCTCCCCGCTGCCCTGCTCCAACCCAACGGACTCCACGCCTCCGAGTCAACGCCTTGTCGCCTCTCCACGGCTTCAGAAGTGCCTCCTGCCCACGGCTCCGCCCTGCTCACGGCCACGTTTGCCCACGCCGATTCTGCCCTTCGGATGCCGTCAACGGGCAGCGTTGCCCCCTGCGTGCcacctctgtccacctctctcttgTCCCTCTCGGCCACTGTCCACGCAGCCGCTGCAGCAGCCACCGCAGCCGCGCACAGCTTCCCTCTGTCCTTCGCGGGGGCCTTCCCCATGCTCCCCCCGAACGCAGCTGCAGCAGTGGCAGCCGCCACCGCCATCAGCCCGCCCCTAACGGTGTCAGCCACCTCCAGCCCTCAGCAGACAAGCGGCGGAACAAACAGTAAACCTTACCGACCCTGGGGGACAGAAGTGGGAGCTTTTTAA
- the HEY2 gene encoding hairy/enhancer-of-split related with YRPW motif protein 2 isoform X2, with protein sequence MKRPCEETTSESDMDETIDVGSENNYSGQSTSSVIRSNSPTTTSQIMARKKRRGIIEKRRRDRINNSLSELRRLVPTAFEKQGSAKLEKAEILQMTVDHLKMLQATGGKGYFDAHALAMDFMSIGFRECLTEVARYLSSVEGLDSSDPLRVRLVSHLSTCASQREAAAMTSSLAHHHHPLHPHHWAAAFHHLPAALLQPNGLHASESTPCRLSTASEVPPAHGSALLTATFAHADSALRMPSTGSVAPCVPPLSTSLLSLSATVHAAAAAATAAAHSFPLSFAGAFPMLPPNAAAAVAAATAISPPLTVSATSSPQQTSGGTNKSA encoded by the exons ATGAAGCGCCCTTGCGAGGAGACGACCTCCGAGAGCGACATGGACGAGACCATCGACGTGGGGAGCGAGAACAATTACTCGGG GCAAAGTACTAGCTCTGTGATTAGATCGAATTCCCCAACAACAACATCTCAGATTAtggcaagaaagaaaaggagaggg ATAATAGAGAAAAGGCGTCGAGATCGGATAAATAACAGTTTATCGGAGTTGAGACGACTGGTGCCAACTGCTTTTGAGAAACAA GGATCTGCAAAGTTAGAGAAAGCCGAAATACTGCAAATGACAGTAGATCATTTAAAGATGCTTCAGGCAACTGGGGGTAAAG GCTACTTTGACGCACATGCTCTTGCCATGGACTTCATGAGCATTGGATTCCGGGAGTGCTTAACGGAGGTGGCCAGGTATCTGAGCTCCGTGGAGGGCCTGGACTCCTCGGATCCCCTGCGGGTACGACTGGTCTCTCATCTCAGCACGTGCGCCTCGCAGCGGGAGGCGGCGGCCATGACGTCCTCACTGGCCCACCACCATCACCCCCTGCACCCGCACCACTGGGCGGCGGCCTTCCACCATCTCCCCGCTGCCCTGCTCCAACCCAACGGACTCCACGCCTCCGAGTCAACGCCTTGTCGCCTCTCCACGGCTTCAGAAGTGCCTCCTGCCCACGGCTCCGCCCTGCTCACGGCCACGTTTGCCCACGCCGATTCTGCCCTTCGGATGCCGTCAACGGGCAGCGTTGCCCCCTGCGTGCcacctctgtccacctctctcttgTCCCTCTCGGCCACTGTCCACGCAGCCGCTGCAGCAGCCACCGCAGCCGCGCACAGCTTCCCTCTGTCCTTCGCGGGGGCCTTCCCCATGCTCCCCCCGAACGCAGCTGCAGCAGTGGCAGCCGCCACCGCCATCAGCCCGCCCCTAACGGTGTCAGCCACCTCCAGCCCTCAGCAGACAAGCGGCGGAACAAACA AGTCAGCTTAA
- the HEY2 gene encoding hairy/enhancer-of-split related with YRPW motif protein 2 isoform X3 has translation MARKKRRGIIEKRRRDRINNSLSELRRLVPTAFEKQGSAKLEKAEILQMTVDHLKMLQATGGKGYFDAHALAMDFMSIGFRECLTEVARYLSSVEGLDSSDPLRVRLVSHLSTCASQREAAAMTSSLAHHHHPLHPHHWAAAFHHLPAALLQPNGLHASESTPCRLSTASEVPPAHGSALLTATFAHADSALRMPSTGSVAPCVPPLSTSLLSLSATVHAAAAAATAAAHSFPLSFAGAFPMLPPNAAAAVAAATAISPPLTVSATSSPQQTSGGTNSKPYRPWGTEVGAF, from the exons Atggcaagaaagaaaaggagaggg ATAATAGAGAAAAGGCGTCGAGATCGGATAAATAACAGTTTATCGGAGTTGAGACGACTGGTGCCAACTGCTTTTGAGAAACAA GGATCTGCAAAGTTAGAGAAAGCCGAAATACTGCAAATGACAGTAGATCATTTAAAGATGCTTCAGGCAACTGGGGGTAAAG GCTACTTTGACGCACATGCTCTTGCCATGGACTTCATGAGCATTGGATTCCGGGAGTGCTTAACGGAGGTGGCCAGGTATCTGAGCTCCGTGGAGGGCCTGGACTCCTCGGATCCCCTGCGGGTACGACTGGTCTCTCATCTCAGCACGTGCGCCTCGCAGCGGGAGGCGGCGGCCATGACGTCCTCACTGGCCCACCACCATCACCCCCTGCACCCGCACCACTGGGCGGCGGCCTTCCACCATCTCCCCGCTGCCCTGCTCCAACCCAACGGACTCCACGCCTCCGAGTCAACGCCTTGTCGCCTCTCCACGGCTTCAGAAGTGCCTCCTGCCCACGGCTCCGCCCTGCTCACGGCCACGTTTGCCCACGCCGATTCTGCCCTTCGGATGCCGTCAACGGGCAGCGTTGCCCCCTGCGTGCcacctctgtccacctctctcttgTCCCTCTCGGCCACTGTCCACGCAGCCGCTGCAGCAGCCACCGCAGCCGCGCACAGCTTCCCTCTGTCCTTCGCGGGGGCCTTCCCCATGCTCCCCCCGAACGCAGCTGCAGCAGTGGCAGCCGCCACCGCCATCAGCCCGCCCCTAACGGTGTCAGCCACCTCCAGCCCTCAGCAGACAAGCGGCGGAACAAACAGTAAACCTTACCGACCCTGGGGGACAGAAGTGGGAGCTTTTTAA